One genomic region from Leifsonia sp. Root1293 encodes:
- a CDS encoding sensor histidine kinase, producing the protein MSQSDPAPALAGVAPDAGLVRRLPGRSLAFDLSAAALLFLLALTVSVGQGVASVVALAVLCVALAIRRISPGLALGVAWIGAIVQLATLGDPGAGDIAILGVLYATAAYGSRLVRWLGLASAVLGSAVATAYLVFFQPAWRAAEDPTIVEPTTDGSRAMILVLFLGISQLALLGLSWTLGTLVRTTRASRAARVEARIADERSRYEVAVEQERTRIARDMHDVVAHSLAVVIAQADGARYAASVGPDPAAVQSTALATIAGTARTALGDVRLLLAELRHDGSDSPQPRLDDIDGLVEQLRATGMVVELTRSGEPRSLGAGHEIAAYRIVQEALTNALRHGEPDAPVRLALAWTDDALRIAVQNTVRADEAAQSGGSFGHGLPGMQERAALAGGTLEAGRSASEPDRFVVEASIPAIQRETSS; encoded by the coding sequence ATGTCCCAGTCGGACCCCGCGCCGGCGCTTGCGGGCGTCGCGCCGGACGCCGGACTGGTGCGGCGGTTGCCCGGTCGCAGCCTCGCCTTCGACCTGAGCGCCGCGGCGCTGCTCTTCCTGCTGGCTCTCACGGTGAGCGTCGGTCAGGGCGTCGCCTCGGTCGTGGCACTGGCGGTGCTCTGCGTCGCACTGGCGATCCGCCGGATCTCGCCGGGTCTGGCCCTCGGAGTCGCCTGGATCGGTGCCATCGTCCAACTCGCGACGCTCGGCGACCCCGGCGCCGGCGACATCGCCATCCTCGGGGTGCTCTACGCGACGGCCGCCTACGGCAGCAGGCTGGTGCGCTGGCTCGGCCTGGCCTCCGCAGTACTCGGCTCCGCCGTGGCGACGGCCTATCTCGTCTTCTTCCAACCGGCGTGGCGGGCCGCCGAGGATCCCACGATCGTGGAGCCGACGACCGACGGTTCGCGCGCGATGATCCTCGTGCTGTTCCTCGGCATCTCCCAGCTGGCGCTTCTCGGTCTCTCGTGGACTCTGGGCACCCTCGTCCGCACGACCCGGGCCTCCCGGGCCGCCAGGGTCGAGGCGCGCATCGCCGACGAACGTTCCCGATACGAGGTCGCCGTCGAACAGGAGCGCACCCGCATCGCCCGTGACATGCACGACGTGGTGGCGCACTCGCTCGCCGTCGTCATCGCCCAAGCCGACGGTGCGCGCTACGCGGCATCCGTCGGTCCGGATCCGGCCGCTGTGCAGTCCACGGCCCTCGCGACCATCGCCGGCACGGCGCGCACCGCCCTGGGCGACGTCCGTCTGCTGCTGGCCGAACTGCGCCATGACGGGTCGGACTCGCCGCAGCCCCGCCTCGACGACATCGACGGCCTCGTCGAGCAGTTGCGTGCAACGGGCATGGTCGTGGAGCTGACGCGATCGGGGGAGCCGCGCTCACTGGGCGCCGGGCACGAGATCGCGGCTTACCGCATCGTGCAGGAGGCCCTCACGAACGCCCTGCGGCACGGCGAGCCAGACGCGCCGGTGCGTCTCGCCCTCGCCTGGACCGATGATGCCCTGCGCATCGCAGTGCAGAACACTGTGCGAGCGGATGAAGCCGCGCAGTCCGGCGGCTCGTTCGGCCATGGGCTGCCCGGCATGCAGGAGCGCGCCGCCCTGGCCGGTGGCACGCTCGA